Proteins from a genomic interval of Capsicum annuum cultivar UCD-10X-F1 chromosome 4, UCD10Xv1.1, whole genome shotgun sequence:
- the LOC107868867 gene encoding uncharacterized protein LOC107868867: protein MVDSTVLEKKDNPRDFTIPCTIGMHVFAKTLCNLGAGINLMPFVIYKKLGLNAPTLTSMRLLMADQSIKRLTLWSWTVKWTKKYLSSLVVHLAMRWAIVDLEIGEMKFRVQEDDVTFKVYKMKKQSTELQVVSMVDVEIEEEKKVGLEDPP from the exons ATGGTGGATAGTACGGTTTTGGAAAAGAAAGATAATCCCAGAGATTTCACAATTCCTTGTACCATTGGAATGCATGTGTTTGCAAAAACCCTATGCAACCTTGGTGCAGGCATCAACCTCATGCCCTTTGTCATCTACAAGAAGCTTGGTTTGAATGCCCCTACCCTGACCTCTATGCGACTCTTAATGGCGGACCAGTCTATCAAAAGGCTG ACTTTGTGGTCTTGGACTGTGAAATGGACCAAGAAGTACCTATCATCCTTGGTCGTTCATTTAGCCATGAGATGGGCTATTGTCGACTTAGAAATAGGGGAGATGAAGTTTAGGGTGCAAGAGGATGATGTCACTTTTAAGGTTTATAAGATGAAGAAGCAATCCACTGAGCTTCAAGTGGTGTCCATGGTAGATGTtgagattgaggaggagaaaaaAGTGGGGCTTGAGGACCCACCttga
- the LOC107869661 gene encoding GRAS family protein RAM1, translating to MGDIVDHEEEFLSLRLAILNNSSCCDQRNINKIKKRKRRELEFINTWDLNESCEGKIFSLLELRESMLKIDVKKKGGVVEDGKGLHLIHSLLISATSINENSIDLAVDNLRELYQNVSLKGDSVQRVAAYFADGLIARLLTRKSPFYDMIMKPPTQEEEFLAFTEFYKVSPFYQFAHFTANQAILESFEKELEYNNGLLHVIDFDISYGFQWPSLIQSLSENATTSNRISLRITGYGKTIDELRETETRLVSFAKCFRNLSFEFQGVLSRYKLSNLTKRKNETLAVNLIFHLNSLSTYSKISETLKEVHDLCPSIVTIVEQEGCKIPQTFMPRFMESLHYFAAMFDSLDDCLPIDSIKRLSIEKNHLGKEIKNMLNYDHKEGANNNVYSSSRYEQMETWKGRMESHGFLGIPLSCKNIMQAKLLLKIRSHFNSTIQLDGGNGGFRVLEIEDPRAISLAWQDRSIVTASAWHCVL from the coding sequence ATGGGAGATATTGTAGATCATGAGGAAGAGTTCTTGAGTCTTAGACTTGCTATATTGAATAATTCATCATGTTGTGATCAGAGGAATATTAATAAGATCAAGAAGAGGAAAAGGAGGGAATTGGAGTTCATCAACACTTGGGATTTGAATGAAAGTTGCGAAGGAAAAATATTTAGTCTTTTGGAGTTGAGAGAATCCATGCTAAAAATTGATGTAAAGAAAAAGGGTGGTGTGGTTGAAGATGGAAAAGGTCTTCATCTAATCCACTCTTTACTTATTTCTGCCACATCAATTAATGAAAATAGCATAGATTTAGCAGTGGATAATCTTCGTGAATTGTACCAAAATGTTTCCTTAAAAGGAGATTCTGTCCAAAGGGTTGCTGCCTATTTTGCTGATGGATTAATAGCGAGGCTATTAACTAGAAAATCCCCGTTTTATGACATGATAATGAAGCCTCCAACacaagaagaagagttcttgGCTTTCACTGAATTCTACAAGGTCTCTCCCTTTTACCAATTTGCTCATTTCACAGCTAATCAAGCCATTCTTGAATCCTTTGAGAAAGAATTAGAATATAACAATGGATTATTGCATGTTATAGACTTTGACATATCCTATGGATTCCAATGGCCTTCTCTTATTCAATCTCTCTCTGAAAATGCAACCACATCTAATAGGATCTCCCTCAGGATCACCGGCTATGGAAAAACAATCGATGAATTGAGAGAAACTGAGACAAGGCTTGTTAGTTTTGCAAAGTGTTTTCGAAATTTATCGTTCGAGTTTCAAGGAGTTTTAAGTCGATACAAACTTAGTAACCTAACAAAAAGGAAGAATGAAACATTAGCTGTAAATCTGATCTTTCATTTGAACTCATTAAGCACTTATTCCAAGATTTCAGAGACATTGAAAGAAGTCCATGATCTTTGCCCTTCTATAGTTACCATAGTGGAACAAGAAGGATGCAAAATCCCTCAAACTTTCATGCCAAGATTCATGGAGTCACTGCATTATTTTGCAGCCATGTTTGACTCATTGGATGATTGTTTACCTATTGATAGCATAAAAAGATTGAGCATTGAAAAAAATCATCTTGGGAAAGAGATCAAGAATATGTTGAACTATGATCATAAAGAAGGTGCGAACAATAATGTTTACTCATCATCAAGATATGAACAGATGGAGACTTGGAAAGGAAGAATGGAAAGCCATGGATTTTTAGGAATTCCACTGAGTTGTAAGAATATAATGCAAGCAAAGTTGCTTCTGAAAATAAGAAGTCATTTTAATTCTACAATACAACTTGATGGAGGTAAtggagggtttagggttttagaAATTGAGGATCCAAGAGCCATTTCTCTAGCATGGCAAGATAGGTCTATTGTAACTGCATCTGCATGGCATTGTGTATTATAG